One Strigops habroptila isolate Jane chromosome 19, bStrHab1.2.pri, whole genome shotgun sequence genomic window carries:
- the PHOSPHO1 gene encoding phosphoethanolamine/phosphocholine phosphatase, producing the protein MKRCCEGVGLPCLFKGVGMASPRPPKYLLVFDFDETIINENSDESIVRAAPGQALPEHIRQTFREGFYNEYMQRVLAYMGDQGVKMGDFKTVYENIPLSPGMPDLFQFLSKNHELFEIILISDANMFGIECNLKAAGFYSLFRKIFSNPSSFDKRGYFTLGPYHSHKCLDCPANMCKRKILTEYLAERAQEEVEFERVFYVGDGANDFCPSATLTSADVAFPRKGYPMHRMTQEMEKKQPGAFQATVVPWESASEVARYLQELLKKKC; encoded by the exons ATGAAAAGGTGCTGTGAGGGCGTGGGGCTGCCATGCCTGTTTAAG GGTGTTGGCATGGCCAGTCCCCGGCCTCCCAAATACCTCCTCGTCTTCGATTTCGACGAGACCATCATCAATGAGAACAGCGATGAGTCCATCGTgcgggcagcgccggggcaGGCGCTCCCGGAGCACATCCGCCAGACCTTCCGCGAGGGCTTCTACAACGAGTACATGCAGCGGGTCCTGGCGTACATGGGGGACCAGGGCGTCAAGATGGGCGACTTCAAGACTGTCTATGAGAACATCCCCCTGTCTCCCGGCATGCCCGACCTCTTCCAATTCCTCTCCAAGAACCACGAGCTCTTCGAGATCATCCTCATCTCCGACGCCAACATGTTCGGCATCGAATGCAACCTGAAGGCAGCCGGTTTCTACTCGCTCTTCCGTAAGATCTTCAGCAACCCGTCCAGCTTTGACAAGAGGGGGTACTTCACCTTGGGGCCCTACCACAGCCACAAGTGCCTTGATTGCCCGGCCAACATGTGCAAACGCAAGATCCTAACAGAGTACCTGGCAGAGAGAGCCCAGGAGGAGGTGGAGTTTGAGAGGGTCTTCTACGTAGGAGATGGTGCCAATGACTTCTGCCCTTCCGCCACTTTGACTTCAGCTGACGTGGCTTTCCCACGGAAGGGCTACCCCATGCATCGGATGACCCAAGAGATGGAGAAGAAGCAGCCTGGAGCCTTCCAGGCCACTGTCGTCCCCTGGGAATCAGCCTCAGAGGTCGCCCGCTATCTCCAGGAGCTCCTGAAGAAGAAGTGTTGA
- the ABI3 gene encoding ABI gene family member 3, giving the protein MAELEQLQQHILSGRQVLREHHCNLRRVADYCESNYLQASDTRKALEETMALSTQSLASVTYQVSSLATAFLRLLDLQAAELRKVEADISCVAQRVDIHKEKVSRREIGSLTISKRFPSCQKVVPPPSPPCLEPYYRKPLNFSVLDHIGHGIKDHSTELSRTGTLARKGINSSVQAVGTLGRSTRVPEPIQPPVVPEGKLSAASSTSSLVSTSSSGAPGEGIIPPPPPPPPSLPGPCPAPAAAIPPPPPLPGDLDVLPLDILPPAPVDLELPPPPPPALPDFEDMVPPPPPAAEDPPWAPENYLERVVALYPYTQQKDNELSFQPGALLFVTRRYSDGWCEGVMGEEAGFFPGNYVEPL; this is encoded by the exons ATGGcggagctggagcagctgcagcagcacatcctATCGGGGCGGCAGGTCCTGCGCGAGCACCACTGCAACCTCCGCAGGGTCGCCGACTACTGCGAGAGCAACTACCTGCAG GCGAGCGACACGCGGAAGGCGCTGGAGGAGACGATGGCGCTGAGCACCCAGTCCCTGGCCAGTGTCACCTACCAGGTCAGCAGCTTGGCCACCGCCTTCCTGCGGCTGCTGGACCTGCAGGCGGCCGAGCTGCGCAAGGTGGAGGCTGACATCAGCTGCGTGGCCCAG AGGGTTGACATACACAAGGAGAAGGTTTCCCGCCGGGAGATCGGCTCTTTGACCATCAGCAAGAGGTTCCCGTCCTGCCAGAAGGTTGTGCCTCCCCCCAGCCCGCCCTGCCTGGAGCCCTACTACAGGAAACCCCTCAACTTCAGCGTCCTGGACCACATCGGCCATGGCATAAAG GACCACAGCACCGAGTTGTCCCGCACCGGCACCCTGGCTCGGAAGGGGATCAATTCGTCGGTGCAGGCTGTGGGCACCCTGGG GAGGAGCACCCGTGTCCCTGAGCCCATCCAGCCGCCTGTGGTTCCCGAGGGCAAGCTCTCCGCggcctcctccacctcctcgCTGGTCTCCACCAG CTCCAGCGGGGCTCCCGGTGAAGGCatcatccccccccccccaccgccaCCACCGTCCCTGCCAGGACCATGCCCAGCGCCCGCCGCTGCCATCCCACCACCGCCACCGCTCCCCGGGGACCTGGATGTGCTCCCGCTGGACATCCTGCCCCCAG CCCCCGTTGACCTCGAGCTGCCGCCACCGCcgcctccagctctgcctgatTTTGAGGACATGGTCCCACCGCCGCCCCCCGCTGCAGAGGACCCCCCCTGGGCCCCGGAGAACTACCTGGAGAGAG TGGTGGCCCTCTACCCCTACACGCAGCAGAAGGACAACGAGCTCTCCTTCCAGCCCGGCGCCCTCCTCTTCGTCACCCGGCGGTACTCGGATGGCTGGTGCGAGGGTGTCATGGGCGAGGAAGCGGGATTCTTCCCTGGCAACTACGTGGAGCCATTGTGA
- the GNGT2 gene encoding guanine nucleotide-binding protein G(I)/G(S)/G(O) subunit gamma-T2 — protein sequence MAQDMTEKELLKMELDQLKKEVKNERQMISKTGKELKEYIESMAGEDPLLKGVPEDKNPFKEKGGCTIS from the exons ATGGCTCAGGACATGacagagaaggagctgctgaagatGGAGCTGGATCAGCTGAAGAAGGAGGTGAAGAACGAGAGGCAAATG ATCTCCAAGACAGGCAAAGAGCTCAAGGAATACATCGAGTCCATGGCAGGAGAGGACCCGCTGCTGAAAGGAGTCCCCGAGGACAAGAACCCCTTTAAGGAGAAGGGTGGCTGTACGATAAGCTGA